Proteins encoded by one window of Crassostrea angulata isolate pt1a10 chromosome 9, ASM2561291v2, whole genome shotgun sequence:
- the LOC128163671 gene encoding CDGSH iron-sulfur domain-containing protein 3, mitochondrial-like, with translation MALSMKHLSSLKNISFIRQNQTCLVAVRHRYFRKGFDPESEVLKEYENQVLGVKGKVYEKKPAKVELKPGKNYHWCSCGYSHSQPLCDGTHKTLADRNWTKVKFKPLVFRVEEEKTYFLCNCKQTKNQPFCDGTHRELEEQDKWKGKKE, from the exons ATGGCGCTCTCCATGAAACATTTATCgtccttgaaaaatatttcgtttattcgACAAAACCAGACG TGTCTGGTAGCAGTTCGTCACAGATATTTCAGAAAAGGCTTCGACCCAGAATCTGAAGTATTAAAAGAGTATGAGAATCAAGTGTTGGGTGTGAAAGGGAAGGTGTATGAGAAGAAGCCAGCAAAAGTTGAACTGAAGCCTGGAAAGAATTACCACTGGTGTTCCTGTGGTTACTCACACTCACAG cCCCTTTGTGATGGAACACACAAGACATTAGCTGACCGGAACTGGACAAAAGTCAAATTCAAACCTTTGGTTTTTCGGGTGGAAGAAGAAAAGACATATTTCTTGTGTAATTGTAAACAGACGAAGAATCAGCCATTCTGTGATGGAACACACAGAGAACTTGAAGAACAAGACAAGTGGAAA